The following are encoded in a window of Amaranthus tricolor cultivar Red isolate AtriRed21 chromosome 2, ASM2621246v1, whole genome shotgun sequence genomic DNA:
- the LOC130805166 gene encoding uncharacterized protein LOC130805166, with translation MGGRTVGRPINSAANPEPFIFAPPEFPSSNSSSSSSSPDIYQPFLTNITQRHSHSEINDSESERSNGSSSIDSVFGSVPTRLEAEYAITAFQSFMMQGLSSSMSIIDLIQPILNQHDSRTLHSTGFQRVCEAFRLLQTVPSIQRMVVSISSDKAVWDAVMTNHEVQNFRQSLNQAEARRNQNRSDEEPDLFSVILKWVLDKMKLKVLELIETLKSVVSKSFESPPNDKKNTELRHGFEEMIVSTVLLSTITLMIVLVTRAYGA, from the exons ATGGGTGGAAGAACCGTTGGGAGACCAATAAACTCAGCTGCAAATCCAGAGCCTTTCATATTTGCTCCACCAGAATTTCCTTCCTctaattcatcatcatcttcttcttcacctgATATATATCAACCATTCTTAACAAATATAACACAAAGACATTCCCACAGTGAAATAAATGATTCTGAGAGTGAAAGATCAAATGGGTCTTCTTCTATTGATTCTGTTTTTGGGTCAGTTCCGACCCGACTCGAGGCTGAATATGCAATTACAGCTTTCCAAAG TTTCATGATGCAAGGACTTTCCTCTTCGATGTCGATAATAGATCTTATTCAGCCTATATTGAACCAGCATGACTCAAGAACACTACACTCTACTGGATTTCAAAGGGTTTGTGAAGCTTTTCGTTTACTACAGACTGTACCATCTATTCAA AGAATGGTGGTATCTATATCATCTGATAAAGCTGTCTGGGATGCTGTGATGACGAATCACGAAGTTCAGAACTTCCGACAGTCACTCAATCAAG CTGAAGCAAGAAGAAATCAGAATCGAAGTGATGAGGAACCCGACTTGTTTTCAGTGATTTTGAAGTGGGTTTTAGACAAGATGAAGCTGAAAGTTTTGGAATTAATTGAGACTTTAAAATCTGTAGTGAGCAAGAGCTTTGAGTCCCCTCCAAATGACAAGAAGAACACAGAATTGAGGCATGGGTTTGAAGAGATGATTGTATCAACTGTGCTTCTTTCTACCATCACTCTTATGATTGTGCTTGTGACTCGTGCTTATGGAGCGTAA